In a genomic window of bacterium:
- the rpmF gene encoding 50S ribosomal protein L32 — protein sequence MPVPKRRTGKSRRDRRRANYKLAKPTTTTCSNCGAVMEPHRVCPSCGYYNGRFIVQVKSS from the coding sequence ATGCCAGTACCAAAAAGACGAACCGGAAAATCCCGCCGAGACCGTCGGCGCGCCAACTACAAACTTGCCAAGCCGACCACGACAACCTGCTCGAACTGCGGTGCGGTCATGGAACCCCATCGAGTCTGCCCAAGCTGCGGGTACTACAACGGACGCTTCATTGTTCAAGTCAAGAGCTC
- a CDS encoding DUF177 domain-containing protein, translating to MKVHLPSYPPGVHTISESLDPSDLGLDEQLFGENIQAKLVLDRHDPYLEFDFDLRACVRLECDLCLTAYDAEVNVCSPMLYVLGNRTTVPDVDDPEIVYVPAGTTDLDISTDLRDFLILALPRRNLCREDCRGLCPHCGTDLNMQLCTCGAS from the coding sequence GTGAAAGTTCATCTACCGTCATACCCTCCGGGGGTCCACACGATTTCGGAGTCCCTCGATCCGAGTGACTTGGGGCTCGATGAGCAGCTCTTCGGGGAGAACATTCAAGCCAAACTCGTTCTGGATCGTCATGATCCCTATCTCGAGTTTGATTTCGACCTCCGTGCCTGTGTCCGGCTGGAGTGCGATCTCTGCCTCACTGCTTACGATGCGGAGGTGAATGTATGCTCGCCGATGCTGTATGTTCTGGGGAACCGAACGACCGTCCCCGACGTGGATGATCCGGAGATCGTCTACGTACCGGCGGGGACGACCGATCTGGATATTTCGACGGATCTGCGCGATTTCCTGATTCTCGCGCTTCCCCGCAGGAACCTATGCCGTGAAGACTGCCGGGGTCTCTGTCCACACTGCGGAACCGACCTGAATATGCAATTGTGCACGTGCGGCGCTTCCTAA
- a CDS encoding bifunctional nuclease family protein, with translation MIPVEVIGISVCPPYQGYVVILKEKDGERWLPIFIGAAEAQSISFLLQGLEYARPMTYDLFSRILAEGEVQVLSATVCDLKDNTFFALVELRTLKGEIKTIDARPSDAIALALKCKAPIRVVDKVMEGAAVSNEPVNRSTVEEIALLHQKLKECVECEAYEEAAKIRDSIRSLEAKLGAPLKGEEPSGEDRE, from the coding sequence GTGATCCCGGTTGAAGTCATTGGCATATCCGTCTGTCCCCCTTACCAAGGATATGTCGTCATTCTCAAAGAGAAGGACGGCGAGCGTTGGCTTCCCATCTTCATCGGAGCGGCCGAAGCCCAGAGCATTTCGTTCCTGCTCCAGGGACTGGAATACGCCCGGCCCATGACCTACGATCTGTTCTCGCGTATTCTTGCCGAAGGCGAAGTCCAGGTGCTATCCGCCACCGTCTGTGACCTGAAAGACAATACGTTCTTCGCCTTGGTCGAATTGCGCACGCTGAAGGGAGAAATCAAAACCATTGACGCACGGCCGTCCGATGCCATCGCCTTGGCGCTGAAATGTAAAGCGCCCATCCGCGTGGTGGACAAGGTCATGGAAGGAGCGGCTGTCTCCAACGAACCGGTGAACCGTTCCACCGTCGAGGAAATCGCTCTCCTTCACCAAAAACTGAAAGAGTGCGTCGAGTGCGAAGCCTACGAGGAAGCGGCCAAGATCCGTGACTCGATCCGGTCGCTGGAAGCCAAACTTGGAGCTCCCCTGAAAGGGGAGGAACCTTCCGGGGAAGACCGAGAATAG